GAATTTAGCTGGTTCACGATTACCACTAAACATAATAATAAATGAAATTAACCCTACACGTCCGATAAACATTAAACACATTAATACTACTTTTGAAACGCCACTTAAATCTCCGGTTATACCTGTTGATAACCCGCACGTTCCGAAAGCTGACATGATTTCAAAATAAATGTGAATGATATTAAATTGACGCCCTTCTGCAAGTAGCATAATAAACATACCTAAAAATGTTAAAAAAATGGCAATTGCAAAAACAGCGAAAGAACGCTGTATGTCTTGGGTATGGATTTCTCTATTAAACGCTTTAACACCTGATTTTTCAGCATTTGGTTTATAGTTAATTAAAAATAAAATTAGAATTGCAAATGTCGTCGTACGGATACCTCCGCCTACAGAACTTGGAGAAGAGCCAATGAACATCAGTCCCCCCATAAATAAATTTGTCGCATCGGAAAATTGCGAAACGTCTATCGTTTGTAACCCTGCACTGCGTGTCGTAGATGATTGGAAAAGTGCATAGAAAAAAGATTCGTGCCACGAATGCCCTTTTAACACACCATGACTTTCAATTAACAAAATCCCTATCATACCTACAATTAAAATCGCCAAATAAGTTACAGTTGTTATTTTAGTAAACAGCGTAAAACGAAAGTTAGGTATACGGTTTGTAATATATGCTTTCATCTCCAATAATACCGGAAACCCAATTGATCCAAGTATAATTAAAAAGATTATAATAGTTTGTACAAAATAATCTGTCGCATATGGAATTAGGGACTCACCCGTGATATCCAATCCGCCATTAGTGGTTGCTGATACAGAAACAAATATGCCTTGTATAATAGCTTCTTTGATATCATGAATATCTCGGTAAAAATAAAATGAAAGCA
The sequence above is a segment of the Staphylococcus hyicus genome. Coding sequences within it:
- a CDS encoding TrkH family potassium uptake protein is translated as MSIVNQLFRKASPQQGIVLYYLVAIIVAFLLLNIPGVHKPGVKVAPIDTLFVAVSGVSVTGLTPVNISETYSTFGYIIILLILNIGGIGVMAIGTLLWVVLGKHIGIRERQLIMLDNNKESMSGTVKLIIDIVRAMLLIEAVGAILLSFYFYRDIHDIKEAIIQGIFVSVSATTNGGLDITGESLIPYATDYFVQTIIIFLIILGSIGFPVLLEMKAYITNRIPNFRFTLFTKITTVTYLAILIVGMIGILLIESHGVLKGHSWHESFFYALFQSSTTRSAGLQTIDVSQFSDATNLFMGGLMFIGSSPSSVGGGIRTTTFAILILFLINYKPNAEKSGVKAFNREIHTQDIQRSFAVFAIAIFLTFLGMFIMLLAEGRQFNIIHIYFEIMSAFGTCGLSTGITGDLSGVSKVVLMCLMFIGRVGLISFIIMFSGNREPAKFHFPKERVQIG